CTTCtaattcaattggaatTAGTGGTGCATCATCAATCATCAGTGGTTCTTCATCATCGATTATCAGAGGATCATCTCGTGCAAGCTCGTCTGTCAGCTCCAATgcttcatcttcatcttctgatGACTTAGACGATGAAACTTATTGTGACGAGGAAACTGATTCTGCAAGTCAAACAGTTAACCCTactatttcttctgttgATCCAATCACAACTAATGATATTACCACGATCGCCGGAGAATCTACAATCCCTCTTACATCTGGTCTTTCCAATAGTTCCGTATCAAACACCGCTGGCTCATCGATTACTAAGGTTGCTCTGATTTCGACTGGATCTAGcttagatgatgatgaaacttATTGCGACGAAGAAACTGATTCCGATGGTCAAACCACAGCAAACCCTACTGGAACTGTCACTAAAGACCCAACTGGTACTATTACCCAAAAACCAACTGGTACTGCTACAGGAATTCCAACTGCAAccgatgacgatgatgaaacTTACTGTGACGAAGAAACTGATTCCGATGGCCAAACTATAACAAACCCTACGGGAACTGTCACTAAAAACCCATCTGGAACTGTCACTAAAAACCCAACTGCTACTATTACTCAAAAACCATCTGGTACTGCAACAGGAATTCCAACTACAACCGATGGTACaaatgatgacgatgacgaaACATACTGTGATGAAACTACCGAATACACTACAGCTTACAGCACTGCTTATACTACAATCATGCATACCACTACTGTGACAGTAAATGGTCGTACTATAACTAGTGAAGTCTCTGAAGTTCAGACGACTGTATCTCCAGAAGTTAAGCAAGTACCTGGCTCCGGTTCAGGTTCAGATTCCGGTTCAGGTTCAGGATCGGGTTCAAGCTACGGTTCAGCTGTTGAAGACtgtgatgatgatgatgatgatgatgatgatgatgatgaagccGTTTCTTCAGGATCCTCTTCAGACTCTTCCTCTGGATCAGGATCATCTTCAGGATCATCTTCAGGATCATCTTCAGGGTCATCTTCAGGGTCATCTTCAGGATCATCTTCAGGATCTTCCTCTGGATCTTCAGGCTCTAATGTCGGTTCGTCCGGTTCTTCATCCGGCTCCTCAGGTTCAGGTTCAAACGTTGGTTCATCTACATCTGGCGATTGTCAAgatgacgacgacgacgaagatgatgatgacgaagattGCGATCCAACCTGTGACTgcgatgaagatgacgatgacaatgacgacgatgacgatgatgatgaagactGCGATGACAGTGAAGATTGTGTAGATTGTGATGTTTCAAAGAATGATGGTAATGGCGCTACAAGAACTACCGCCGCTGCTGAATCATTTGAACCTACTACTGTTGCAGGTGCTTCTACAGCAGTGAATGCTAATGCTTCACCTGATGATTGTGTTCCAACTACAGTTACACAATTCGTCACTGTCAATAACAAACTTGCAGATGAGACCTTCAGTAGCAGAGCTACTTCTACAGCCAGCGCTGATGTTCAACAATTCAATAACAGTGGTAATAGGATGTTCATCTCAACTAGTATGATTGTCTTGATCACTACATTTGTTACCGTTGGCTTCATGTGATCTACGTATCGATtgtaaaatatcaattaaatgGTTCTTTCGAATGATTGCAGGGCAATTAATACAGAAACATACCAAGCGAACTTCGctcaaaaaaaaaataatccCAATATATCAAATTGCATTGAACTAATTCAATAACATTTGACTTATTTATACCATTAATCATAATTTAGTATTTCTTGTTTATcgtaaatatttatttcgGTGTCTTTTAAGACagtattttctttttatctttCTTGTTAATCTATTTTGTTATTTAAAACCTACATTTTAATATGATGTGGTATTTAGAgtatttaaattaatacaaaactgtaattattaaaaacttcttcaaaaagCTTGTAGTTTATTAGGCCCTTTTTTTTGGTGATGTTTTTACTCTAACATTTTATTGCGGAACcatttaattgaatattattgcCACtaaattttatctttttaAGACCTTCATACTAATATAGGATAATAACAGATACCTAACGGCATGCAGGTAGATCGCCAAACgttattattctttataataatgttcATCTTTTTATCTTTGCCGAATGGGGCAGACCAACCACATTCAGCAAAAGATAAGAATACATTAACAACATATCAAGAATCATTAAAACGTAATCAACGGGAATTATTGAGCTCTGAATACCATACTGGATATGGAAATTTGACTGGCTTAAAATTGTCGTATGTTGATAGTCTTGATAACAAAAATATACTGGATTGGCCATTACATAAATATAACAAGAAAAAGCCTTGGATTGAAGACGAGAAATATTCCTTGTTTCCGAATGATGTGAGTAGTAAGGTGAAAGAGTTTTGGGGTAATGATCCAATCGATGAGGCGGATATTACGTCGCCAGCATatctattaaatatatCTGGTAAAGCACATGGCGAATTTGAAGTAGATAAGCCAaaaaaacaattaaaaaagtACTCTTTACCACTTCCATCGTATTTACAAGATTACTTTGATTCATATACTAGAGGCCGTAGGGAAGAACAAAGAGAACGGTATGAACAAGACCCTGAAAACAATCCTCCGCCGGATGATGTGGGAACTGCTCCAGATAGAATCGGTAATTTTACAGAAGATTCAGGTAAGCTTTCGTTAACTATCAAAAGTTTTGATTATAATTACCGCCATCCTAGAATGTCAAagtttttatataataagaCTACAGACAGTGTTGATGACGCCGTAATGGTAGAGGTCAAGCTAAATTTAGTTGATCACCCTGAGATTAACCGACATGAATTGCACACCTTGGGAGTGTATTTTCAGAACACTGGATCATTAGTTGCTAGCTCAAGTTCGGCGAAGTTTTCAGGTTTCGACGCGTTACCTCATTTTGCTAtgaatgaagataattttAACAAGTCCAGATTACTAATGAGCCagtttttgaatattaccGATATTAATAGGGATATAAGCATGGATGAAATGAATTCGGATATAACTAGATCTGTTCAGGAATGTGAGTATATAACTTTCTTGCAATTTGATAAAACAGAATATCTGAAGAGACAATTACAAGACATTGACGAAGAGTTGATGAATCCTAGCGGGAGACCAATACCGCAACTGATACCACAAATTGAAGTCAAAAATGCACTTTTGTATTCTCCAGATTGCggattaatgataaatttaaaacCCGATACGAAGCTTCAAGGAAACAAAGTAGAGGTAACTGATAATCAGTTCAAAAAAGTCTTGATCGtctttttaattttagTTCTGACGCAgctttttatatttattagacAGATAAAAGAGACCACAACTCCAGGCCAATTATCGAATATTTCAACGACAACATTATCTATTATTGGTTTTCAGGACTCATTAATTGCATTgtttttcttattaataTCCACTTTGACTGAAAGCTTATACTTGTTATTTTCATGTGTCGCAGTAATATCATTTATCACCTGTGGTGTTTTTGAAATGAGATTCATTGTGAGTGTTATGGTGAATCAAGGTAACGAACGAGGAACTACGTGGTGGGAAGTTTTAAGAGGAAGCGTAAGTAGAAATGAGACCGGgaatagtaataatgatgGCGATGGGACCACTACAAACACGAATGATTTACCAGCACCCGTAACCGCAGCGCCAATGCCTGGTGCAAACGATGAAGCAAGATATTCGAACGGATTATTTGCTAGTGGATTTTCGTTGACGATTATTGCCACATTTTTCATCTTGAATGTACTTACTTGGAGATTAAAATACCgtcaaatatttgaatacgTCGGTTTGTTGGCTATAAGCTCGTACTGGATACCTCAATTCTTAAGAAATACTTTGAAGAATAGAAGAAAGACATTCTCATGGGAATTCGTCCTCGGGACATCCTTGATTCGATTGCTGCCAATATGGTATTTGTGTCTTTATACTCAGAACCCCTTAAGACATCATTACGACCCAATGATGGCCATTATTATAACTCTCTGGTACGCACTCCAAATCGGATTATTATGTCTCCAGCAAATCCTCGGCCCGAGGTTCTGGCTTAATGAGAAATGGTTACCTAAGGCATATGATTACCATCCattcttgaatatatcTGATTTGGAAAATGGGTTCGCCTCTGATATTTTGTCCAACATAAGAGCTCAGAATGAAGATCCTGCAAAATCGGATGTTATCACTTGCAAAGTTGATTGTACAATTTGTATGAATGAAATAGAGTTGCCAATAGGCGTAAACGCTGAATCAAAGAAACCTAAGCAGCATGGAGATAAATTTAGAGGTCAGCAATACATGATAACCCCATGCCGTCATATATTTCATACTGATTGCTTAGAAGATTGGATGAAATACAAATTACAATGCCCGGTGTGTCGAAACGCCTTACCTCCTATATAGATTTATCCACCAAGACTTTTTTATACATTTCTCTTGTATTAGAATGTTAGAAGTAGTAATACACAATTAGTGActcaatataaaatttctgTTCCGGCTAATGGGGCTAGTGAGGCTAGTGAGAGAATCGCTCACtcgatttcaaaaaaatcgCCTGATTTTTTTAAACGATGATAGCCAGGGCACTTGCATAgattaaagaaaaacaGGTGGTTTTTTTATGAAGGACTTAATAATGGCCTTTTTTTCCATGGgattaatttctttgtgTAAGTAAATCGTACAGGGATTAAGTACTTGAATAAgaatcaattcaaaataagATTTTAAGAGTATTATACTCATATAGCCGATATGACGACAACAGATAACTTCGAGTTTGATAAcgaattttataatttcgATAACGCAAACGAATTCCTACAGAACATATCGGGGGCTGTCTCATCACTTTCGCCTTTGAGTGAAGATGAACGATTTAGGAATTCTATCGGTGATGTTGATAGCAACTGGTACACAGAAGGTATCAACCagaatgatatatttaGGAATAAAGCTGGcgataatttcaatttaataaatcaagaaTACACCAATCCAAGCATAAATAATGGCAGCGGCGAGAATGATTACTTCATAGAAACCAAAAAAACAGATATGAAGGCTCCGAATAATTTGCTACCCTCATCTATGTCAAGCGGGACATACTCGCAAGACTCCACTAATAACGGGATGACACCATTAAGTCAGCCGTCTTTAACGTCGACCCACACATCTCCGGAACTGTTGGtaaagattgaagaaaatgaagatacGGGTGGGCGAATAAAAGGTTCGTCTACTTCGAAGAATGCAAAGGTCACTAAGCCACAGAAAAAGGATAAGAGCAGCCATAATatgattgaaaagaaatatcGTACCAATATTAACTCTAAAATTGTGGCTTTGAGAGATGCAGTTCCATCATTGAAAATCGTAGCTGGGAATAACAatgtttcaatatcagaTTTGGAAGGATTGACCCCGGCTTcgaaattgaataaggCAAGTGTCTTAACTAAAGCGACGGAATACATTAAACATTTAGAGCATAAGAATGATATGTTGAAGCAACAAAACACACAATTAcagaaattgattcaagaGGCTAATGTACAGTCACAGCCAATGTCCCAAGAACAGGCGTTGCCTCCACACAGAGGTGGATTTGGCTTTGTTCCCCCACAAGGTGAACAAAGCTTTAATTCAACACCAGTGCAACAGAATTTCAGTGGTGActcttttaatttcaataatcaaaatacCGGTATGAGTA
This is a stretch of genomic DNA from Debaryomyces hansenii CBS767 chromosome G complete sequence. It encodes these proteins:
- a CDS encoding DEHA2G06710p (similar to uniprot|P36096 Saccharomyces cerevisiae YKL034W TUL1 Transmembrane Ubiquitin Ligase); the protein is MQVDRQTLLFFIIMFIFLSLPNGADQPHSAKDKNTLTTYQESLKRNQRELLSSEYHTGYGNLTGLKLSYVDSLDNKNISDWPLHKYNKKKPWIEDEKYSLFPNDVSSKVKEFWGNDPIDEADITSPAYLLNISGKAHGEFEVDKPKKQLKKYSLPLPSYLQDYFDSYTRGRREEQRERYEQDPENNPPPDDVGTAPDRIGNFTEDSGKLSLTIKSFDYNYRHPRMSKFLYNKTTDSVDDAVMVEVKLNLVDHPEINRHELHTLGVYFQNTGSLVASSSSAKFSGFDALPHFAMNEDNFNKSRLLMSQFLNITDINRDISMDEMNSDITRSVQECEYITFLQFDKTEYSKRQLQDIDEELMNPSGRPIPQSIPQIEVKNALLYSPDCGLMINLKPDTKLQGNKVEVTDNQFKKVLIVFLILVSTQLFIFIRQIKETTTPGQLSNISTTTLSIIGFQDSLIALFFLLISTLTESLYLLFSCVAVISFITCGVFEMRFIVSVMVNQGNERGTTWWEVLRGSVSRNETGNSNNDGDGTTTNTNDLPAPVTAAPMPGANDEARYSNGLFASGFSLTIIATFFILNVLTWRLKYRQIFEYVGLLAISSYWIPQFLRNTLKNRRKTFSWEFVLGTSLIRLSPIWYLCLYTQNPLRHHYDPMMAIIITLWYALQIGLLCLQQILGPRFWLNEKWLPKAYDYHPFLNISDLENGFASDILSNIRAQNEDPAKSDVITCKVDCTICMNEIELPIGVNAESKKPKQHGDKFRGQQYMITPCRHIFHTDCLEDWMKYKLQCPVCRNALPPI
- a CDS encoding DEHA2G06688p (no similarity); its protein translation is MKVSSVCGTILVYSAIASAAVENVPTKNEASKKIFGRSLLDSIGSFISGGGSSDSSDSGDSSNADANADSKTSSGASAGASAGASAGASAGVSAGVSAGVSAGVSANVAAAGVTSSSPSSSGLVSSSSSTLITSSSSPSLTSTATTARANTITSAASSNSASSSSRSGLGLNALLADDSSSSQNSSEEDDETYCDEETDSASETATSTHSVETTSTDPTTSLRTTSTNIATSNSIGISGASSIISGSSSSIIRGSSRASSSVSSNASSSSSDDLDDETYCDEETDSASQTVNPTISSVDPITTNDITTIAGESTIPLTSGLSNSSVSNTAGSSITKVASISTGSSLDDDETYCDEETDSDGQTTANPTGTVTKDPTGTITQKPTGTATGIPTATDDDDETYCDEETDSDGQTITNPTGTVTKNPSGTVTKNPTATITQKPSGTATGIPTTTDGTNDDDDETYCDETTEYTTAYSTAYTTIMHTTTVTVNGRTITSEVSEVQTTVSPEVKQVPGSGSGSDSGSGSGSGSSYGSAVEDCDDDDDDDDDDDEAVSSGSSSDSSSGSGSSSGSSSGSSSGSSSGSSSGSSSGSSSGSSGSNVGSSGSSSGSSGSGSNVGSSTSGDCQDDDDDEDDDDEDCDPTCDCDEDDDDNDDDDDDDEDCDDSEDCVDCDVSKNDGNGATRTTAAAESFEPTTVAGASTAVNANASPDDCVPTTVTQFVTVNNKLADETFSSRATSTASADVQQFNNSGNRMFISTSMIVLITTFVTVGFM